The following is a genomic window from Streptomyces sp. BHT-5-2.
CTGGGAGGGGTTGTGGGGTGACGACCTGCTGATCCTCACCGGTGAGGAGGTCACCACCCGCAATGGGCACGTGGTGGCGATGGGCACCGACCCCGAGGTCTTCATCGACTGGCGCTACCGGGCGCGGGACAACGCCTTCGGCCGCTACGCCCGGGCCATCCGGCGGGCCGGCGGCCTGGTCATCCCGGCGCATCCGCACGCCACCTGTGTGGGCTGCAACTGGAAGTTCGGGCTGAACGACGCGGACGCGGTCGAGGTGTGGAACGGCCCGTACGGCCCCGACGACGAGGCCACCCTCGCCGAGTGGGACAACACCCTGGTCGCCGGTTCCCGGGGCCGCGGCGCCTGGTTGCCGGCGGTGGGGCACAGCGACGCCCACCGCGATCCGGACGTGGTCGGCCTGCCGCAGACGGTCGTCCTGGCCGACGACCTCTCGCGCCGCGCTCTCCAGGAAGGCATCCGGGCGGGCCGGGTCTGGATCGCCGAATCCGCGCGTGTGGACCTCGCGTTCACGGTCACCGGCGAGCGCGGCGAACACGCCGGCATCGGCGAACGCCTGGCGGTGCCCGACGCGGCCGCGGTCACCGCACGGCTGACGGTCTCCGGCGCGCCCGGCTGCACGGTCTCCTTCGTCACCGACCAGGGCCGCAGACACACCGCCCCGCTCCCACCCTCCGGCACGGGCACGATCACCTGGCGAACCACCCCTGCCAACGCCGCCTACATACGCGCAGAGGTCCGCCACCCGTCGACCTCCGCAGACCTCCCGGGCCCGATGGCGGCGATGACGAACCCGGTGTTTCTCGGCCGGAGTTGACGGATCATGTCTGGACCTCGAGTTGTCAACTCCGCGGCGTGGCGACAGCGAGCGGCGCCCGGGTAGCGAGACCACGGCGGCCTCCGCTGCTCAGCGAGGGCCGGTCACTTGGGGATTTGCCACGGAGATCAGAGGGAAACTCCCCCGCCCTTGACTGCGTCCACGAACGACGACCAGACCGAGGTCGGGAACACCAGCGCCGGACCGTGCGGGTCCTTGGAATCACGGACCGGGACGCCATCCGGGTATCCGTCTGACACCTCGATGCAGCCGCCTTGCCCGTTCTCGCTGTAGCTGGACTTTCGCCAGACGGGGAGAGTCGATGCGTTAGGTATCGTCTTCAACTTCGTACTCTTTCAAGTATGTGCGGATCAGGTCGAGCGACTCATCGTCGGTGAGGGCCAGCGAGCGGGCTACGTCGAACCACTGCGTCAGCTCAAGAACCCTTTTCGGGGACTCTACTGATTCCCCTGAGTCGAAGCTCTCGACACCGGCGATGGTCGTCCCATCGGGCAAGGTGTGCAAGGTGAGGCTCCCACCGAGGATGGGATGTGCGCCCCTGTCGAAGGGGAGAATCTGCACGGTCACACGCGGCCGGCCCCCGAGCTGAAGCAGATGCTTCAGCTGCTCAGCCATGCACCTTCGACCGCCAATTGGGCGCCTTAGTGCAGCTTCATCCATAATTCCCCAGTAATAAGGTGGCCTGGCGCGTTCCAGGATGCGCTGCCGCTTCATGCGAGCGGCGACGCGCTCTTCGATCTGCTCCTCGGAGTCGTGCAGTTGGGACTTTCGGAAATGTGCGCGCATGTATTCCGGCGTCTGAAGCAAGGCGGTGACATGGCTGCTGTTGAAAACCTGGATGCGCTCCGCTTCGGGCTCCTTGGCAACGACTTTTCGGCTGTAATCCGGAATCAGCGTGTCATGCGCCAGCTCCAGCAGTTCGGAGAGCACGCCGTCACTGTCAAAGAACTCGTCCAGGGCGTTGACCAACGCTTCCGACGCCAACTGCTCCCCGAGTTCCACGCGCCCCAAGTAGCTGTGCGAGTAGCCGCCTACCCGTTCCGATAGTTGGCGGAGGGAGAGCCCCTTCCGTTCCCGCAGGCGGCGGAGGCGTCGCCCCAGCCTGAGGCGTGGCGTAAGCCTGACATCGTCACTGTTCAACTCCACTCGGTCGAACCTTTCCTCACCTCAACTTGCCGTCACCCAGGTCGCTTTGGTGACAGGCCAAGCCTGTACTCGGCGCTCCCCGTGGGCAATGGTGAGAACCAGGACGCACCCCAAACGGGTACTCCCACAAGAAAGTTCGGCCACGCACGAGACCCCCGCGACCGTTGGTGGACGGCCCGGGGGCGTGGCCCTCAACCGCCTTGGAGGTTGATGAGCATGGCTCACAGTATCCGAACGATCTTCGAATCGCTGCTGTGTTGGTTTTTGCCCGGCCGGGGTTGCCACCGTGCGGCCGTCGCTCCGCCCGCGCCCGTGGTCGGAAACGACGCACCGACGCTCGCGCTTCCCCGCGTGCGCGTCCGTCATTCGGGGGCACTGCGCGGTGAGGACACCGCCCTCGTCCGCCCGTACCTCCTCACCCCCGGGGAACAGCGGGAACGACGTGCGCGGCATGGGCGGCGACCTGCGCTGTGGCTGGCATCCGTAGAGGTGGCGGCCTGATGGCCCGCATGTGCCGTGCCGTTCACCTGGGAGAACCGGGCTCGGCCCCGGAGCCGGCGTCCGGATGTGATGTGTGCGGGGCCCTGGCCCGGCAGCGCGCGGAAGCCTACGCCGTAGGCGACAAGTCGAAGGTGACCGACTGCAACGTCGAGATCCGTCGCCACCCCCACTGACCGGGGCAGGAGCGTTCCCCCTCCTGCCCCGCCAGTCACCAACTCCACCCCGGCGCCCTTTCCTGGGATAGAGCGCCGGGGCACGCTCGGAACCGACCAAAGGAACCAGGGACCATGACCGCCACGGATACGCGCCCCACCACACACATCCGTTCGCTGGCGCTGGAAATCACCGGACAGTGCCAGAACACCTGCGCCTCGCACTGCTACGCCAAGTCCGGCCCGCGCGGCAGCCACGGCAGCATGCGTCGCGAGGACTGGTTCGCGCTCCTGGACCAGGCCGCCGGGCTTGGCGTCACCATGGTGCAGTACATCGGCGGTGAGCCCACCCTGCACCCCCACCTCCCGCAGCTCATCGACCGCGCGCTGAGTCTCGGCATGCGCGTGGAGGTGTTCAGCAACCTCGTACACGTGCGCCCGTCGATGTGGGAGACCTTCGCCCGGCCCGGCGTCTCCTTGGCCACCTCCTACTACAGCAACAACGCGACCGAACACGAGAAGATCACCGGCGGACGCGGCTCCTACGCCCGCACGAAGGCGAACATCGCCGAGGCGATCCGCCGCAGCATCCCGCTGCGTGCCTCTCTCGTTCACGTCCTTGACGGCCAGGCCATCGACGGCGCCCGTTCAGAGCTGCGGCAGCTCGGCGTCACCGGCGAAATCCGCCTCGACCGGGTCCGCGCCATCGGCAACGGCGACATCACCGGCGTCGCCTTCCACGATCCGGCCGAACTGTGCGGGCGGTGCGGCAGCGACCGCGCCGCGATCAGCCCCGACGGCGTCGTGACCCCGTGCGTGATGTCTCGATGGCTGACAGCTGGGACCGTTCGGGCGCAGACGCTCGCCGCGATTCTCAACGGCCCCGAGTGGGCCGGGCGAATGACCGTCATCCCCCCTCGCCGCAAGGGCGGTTGCGTGCCGGATTCGTGCACGCCGCGCGAGGACTCGTGCCAACCCTCCCCGGGCACCGTGACGGCGTGCAATCCCGACAGCGACAGTTCCGACTGCGCGCCGGCGGAAGAGGAAGCATGTGACCCCGCCTATGAGTAGTGATCGCCTGCGACCCCGCCCACTGAGGAGGCACCCGATGGACTGGGAGACACCCGCCCGCCGCCTGGCGGCCGATACCGTCCGGCCCGAATCCCGCTGGCACGGACCGCTCGCCACCATCCCCCGTCATGTCTTCGTGCCGCGCTGGTGGGCAAACGACGGCGGCCGATGGATGCTGCAGGACGGGCCAGCTGACCCCGAAGCGTGGATGCAAGCGGCCTACAGCAACCGCACGTTGGTGACCCGTGTGGGCCCGCTCCACGCCGACGACGCCGCGCCACGTACCTCCCTCACCGCAGGGCAACCGACCTCGTCCAGCACACTGCCGAGCCTCGTCGTCACGATGTACCGACATGCGGTGATCAGCGACAGCGCCGACGTGCTGGTCACGGCCGGATCGGGCTACGGAACCGCACTCGCCTGCCGGCGCCTTGGCGACGAACACGTGACAAGCATCGACGTCGACCCTGCCCTCGTCGACAAAGCACGCTCCCGACTGGAATCCGTCGGTCTACACCCTCAGACAGCCGTATGTGACATCACCAGCCCCCTGCCCGGGGACTACGACCGCATCGTGCTGACCGTGTCCGTACGACGCGTCCCCGCCTCAGTGCTGACCGCGCTGCGCCCCGGCGGACGCCTCGTGACCACCATCGCGGACACCGGGCTGATCGTCACAGCGGACAAGGCACCTGACGGCGGCGCGACAGGCCGGGTCGAGTGGGACCGCGCCGGGTTCATGCGCACTCGCGCCGGCAAGGACTACCCGCCCGGCCTCGCCGAGCGATTCGAGGAGATCTGCGACGCCGAAGGCGAGCAGGTCACCACCGGCCGCTATCCGGTCCTCGACGTGCGCGAAGCCTGGGACATCTGGTCCATGCTGTCCCTCACCACACCCGGGATCGAGCACCGCTACGAGCAAGGACCGGACCGGCGGCGACGGGCCTGGATGGTGCACGCCGACGGGTCGTGGGCCCGTGCCGAAGGACGCTGGATCGACCCACCCACCGTGCACCAGGGGGGCCCACGCCGCCTGTGGGACGGTCTGGAGCGCATCCGGCACCGGCTGAACGCCGAGGGCGGGTTGCCGGTCTACGGTGCGCGCGTCCGGATCGACCCGGACGGCACCACGCACTTCAAGCGCGGTGCCTGGTCAGCCACCATCGCAGACTGACCGGCCCCACAGCCGGTAGAACGGCGCCCGCGCCCCTTGGCCGCCCCGTCTGTCCGTCGCGTCCGCCACGGCGGTTGGACGGGGCTCTCCGCGCTCCCTCGCCGTCGCTCACCCAGGCCAGACGATCGACTGCAGCTCGCTGTAGGCGTGCAGCGCGTACGAGCCGACGTCGCGGCCGACGCCGCTGCGCTTGAAGCCGCCGAACGGCGCCTCCATGTTCCGCCCGACCGTGTTGATGCCGACCCCGCCGGC
Proteins encoded in this region:
- a CDS encoding CehA/McbA family metallohydrolase; this encodes MERREVLKLSAAAGAAGALTLGRVSFAEAAPTAGRTGGGSAGGAPAEQRRTVTGHLPVGAPDFVYLPVDVPHGVRELAVAYRYDKPPVPDGTAGNACDIGIFDERGTAPGGAGFRGWSGGARTEFFLRADDATPGYLPGPVNAGTWHIALGPYTVAPQGLDYEVTVTLRHGPRGTTPAPVHPPERARGRGRAWYRGDNHLHSVYSDGKRTPAQIAALARAARLDFITTTEHNTTAAHRAWEGLWGDDLLILTGEEVTTRNGHVVAMGTDPEVFIDWRYRARDNAFGRYARAIRRAGGLVIPAHPHATCVGCNWKFGLNDADAVEVWNGPYGPDDEATLAEWDNTLVAGSRGRGAWLPAVGHSDAHRDPDVVGLPQTVVLADDLSRRALQEGIRAGRVWIAESARVDLAFTVTGERGEHAGIGERLAVPDAAAVTARLTVSGAPGCTVSFVTDQGRRHTAPLPPSGTGTITWRTTPANAAYIRAEVRHPSTSADLPGPMAAMTNPVFLGRS
- a CDS encoding DUF397 domain-containing protein, coding for MSDGYPDGVPVRDSKDPHGPALVFPTSVWSSFVDAVKGGGVSL
- a CDS encoding DUF5753 domain-containing protein; translated protein: MELNSDDVRLTPRLRLGRRLRRLRERKGLSLRQLSERVGGYSHSYLGRVELGEQLASEALVNALDEFFDSDGVLSELLELAHDTLIPDYSRKVVAKEPEAERIQVFNSSHVTALLQTPEYMRAHFRKSQLHDSEEQIEERVAARMKRQRILERARPPYYWGIMDEAALRRPIGGRRCMAEQLKHLLQLGGRPRVTVQILPFDRGAHPILGGSLTLHTLPDGTTIAGVESFDSGESVESPKRVLELTQWFDVARSLALTDDESLDLIRTYLKEYEVEDDT
- a CDS encoding radical SAM protein — its product is MTATDTRPTTHIRSLALEITGQCQNTCASHCYAKSGPRGSHGSMRREDWFALLDQAAGLGVTMVQYIGGEPTLHPHLPQLIDRALSLGMRVEVFSNLVHVRPSMWETFARPGVSLATSYYSNNATEHEKITGGRGSYARTKANIAEAIRRSIPLRASLVHVLDGQAIDGARSELRQLGVTGEIRLDRVRAIGNGDITGVAFHDPAELCGRCGSDRAAISPDGVVTPCVMSRWLTAGTVRAQTLAAILNGPEWAGRMTVIPPRRKGGCVPDSCTPREDSCQPSPGTVTACNPDSDSSDCAPAEEEACDPAYE
- a CDS encoding protein-L-isoaspartate(D-aspartate) O-methyltransferase, which produces MDWETPARRLAADTVRPESRWHGPLATIPRHVFVPRWWANDGGRWMLQDGPADPEAWMQAAYSNRTLVTRVGPLHADDAAPRTSLTAGQPTSSSTLPSLVVTMYRHAVISDSADVLVTAGSGYGTALACRRLGDEHVTSIDVDPALVDKARSRLESVGLHPQTAVCDITSPLPGDYDRIVLTVSVRRVPASVLTALRPGGRLVTTIADTGLIVTADKAPDGGATGRVEWDRAGFMRTRAGKDYPPGLAERFEEICDAEGEQVTTGRYPVLDVREAWDIWSMLSLTTPGIEHRYEQGPDRRRRAWMVHADGSWARAEGRWIDPPTVHQGGPRRLWDGLERIRHRLNAEGGLPVYGARVRIDPDGTTHFKRGAWSATIAD